One segment of Anatilimnocola aggregata DNA contains the following:
- a CDS encoding class I SAM-dependent methyltransferase, whose amino-acid sequence MGWWSDLKILYHLALKPVRGKDHAARLESFYSGQAEAYDDFRKRLLKGRQEMYSAVPIPENGLWVDMGGGTGANLEYIADKLPKLRKAYVLDLSPSLLAVAQKRITSRGWTNVETVEADATTFQPADGPADVVTFSYSLTMIPDWFAAIENAIAMLKPGGTLGVVDFYVSRKYPRDGLKRHSWLTRTFWPTWFAMDNVYPSSDHVPFLHRHFEPQRFDEEKAKVPYIPLMRMPYYVFVGKKR is encoded by the coding sequence ATGGGTTGGTGGTCTGATCTGAAAATCCTCTATCACCTGGCACTCAAGCCAGTGCGAGGGAAAGACCACGCTGCAAGGCTCGAGAGTTTTTACTCGGGCCAGGCCGAAGCTTACGACGACTTTCGTAAGCGACTGCTCAAAGGCCGGCAGGAGATGTACTCGGCAGTGCCCATTCCCGAGAACGGCTTGTGGGTCGATATGGGTGGCGGCACCGGCGCAAACCTTGAATACATCGCCGACAAGTTGCCGAAGCTGCGGAAGGCCTATGTGCTGGACCTTTCTCCCTCGTTGCTAGCGGTCGCACAGAAGCGAATCACCAGTCGCGGGTGGACGAATGTCGAAACGGTCGAAGCCGATGCGACCACTTTTCAACCTGCCGATGGCCCGGCCGATGTGGTGACGTTCTCCTACTCGCTGACGATGATTCCCGATTGGTTTGCCGCCATCGAAAACGCGATTGCGATGCTCAAACCAGGGGGCACGTTGGGGGTCGTCGATTTCTACGTTTCGCGAAAATACCCGCGCGATGGCTTGAAGCGGCACAGCTGGCTGACACGGACCTTCTGGCCCACGTGGTTCGCCATGGACAACGTTTATCCGTCGTCCGATCACGTCCCTTTCTTGCATCGCCACTTCGAACCCCAGCGGTTCGACGAAGAGAAGGCCAAGGTTCCATACATCCCGCTGATGCGTATGCCGTATTACGTATTTGTGGGAAAGAAGCGCTAG
- a CDS encoding S1C family serine protease: MTTFYRSLIICCAVALASLNLPAASGQSLADLKKAQEQTHKHLDKMLAATIGIHLEDSSGSGVIVSEDGYILTAAHVIAVPGDIFEIELSDGRKVKAKSLGMDHDWDAGMAKIMGEGKWPFVEMAKDKPKPGDWCLGTGHPGGIFTDRKPPLRLGRVLVVGDGKDPTKGIQTDATVYPGDSGGPLYNLQGEVIGIHSNIGYGVLENQHVPVEVYRQKWDDFKASKESGDPLYLDDESDFFLLEFVPESILIFYDTIASWFTETPDWYGLAKDSAETLSGVGTITTPLKRTIVDVLADEVPVAMGVAVNRRGLILTKLSVLKGELICLIDDEPFAAKIVSRDEVHDLALLQMEEPPPLKPIAWADRSPQTGDWLVTPDVDSSPLSLGVMSNAVCKIPGAPAARGAMKVEVGDAEKGGVQIKRVIFGGPAARAGIRVNDCLVEFEGKQIADAEALFKQMEKTKPGQEIGVKVKRADQELQIKMKLVLFVDEDEEYSGSLSERRGGFPAVFAHDTAIIPEACGSPVLDLEGKVVGLNIARAGRVTSYAIPVDELKRVVPKLVKNARRATKQQLAKANAKPAAKPSVEAADDKPMPASKATSQDAKTAVPAPAPMAP; this comes from the coding sequence ATGACCACCTTTTATCGCTCGCTAATCATCTGCTGCGCGGTCGCGCTGGCCAGTTTGAATTTGCCGGCTGCTTCTGGCCAATCGCTGGCGGACTTAAAGAAGGCTCAAGAGCAGACGCACAAGCATCTCGACAAGATGCTGGCCGCTACGATCGGCATTCACTTGGAAGACTCTTCGGGCAGCGGCGTGATCGTCAGCGAAGATGGTTACATTCTGACTGCTGCTCACGTGATTGCCGTGCCGGGCGATATCTTTGAGATTGAACTAAGCGATGGTCGCAAAGTGAAGGCGAAGTCGCTGGGCATGGATCACGACTGGGATGCCGGCATGGCCAAGATCATGGGCGAAGGGAAGTGGCCGTTCGTCGAAATGGCTAAAGACAAGCCCAAGCCCGGCGATTGGTGCCTGGGGACGGGACATCCCGGCGGCATCTTTACCGATCGCAAACCACCGCTGCGACTGGGCCGAGTGCTGGTTGTTGGCGACGGCAAAGATCCAACCAAGGGGATTCAAACCGACGCCACCGTTTATCCGGGCGATTCGGGTGGTCCGCTCTACAATTTGCAAGGCGAAGTCATCGGCATTCATTCGAACATTGGTTACGGCGTGCTGGAGAACCAGCATGTGCCGGTCGAAGTGTATCGTCAGAAATGGGACGACTTCAAGGCGAGTAAAGAATCGGGCGATCCGCTCTATCTGGACGACGAAAGCGATTTTTTCCTGCTCGAATTTGTGCCTGAGTCGATCTTGATTTTTTACGACACCATTGCCAGCTGGTTTACCGAGACTCCCGACTGGTATGGTCTGGCCAAAGACAGTGCCGAAACGCTCTCAGGCGTGGGAACCATCACGACGCCGCTGAAGAGGACGATTGTCGATGTGCTGGCCGACGAAGTCCCTGTCGCGATGGGCGTGGCAGTGAATCGCCGAGGACTGATTCTCACCAAGCTGAGCGTGCTCAAGGGGGAACTGATCTGCCTGATTGATGATGAACCGTTTGCTGCCAAGATCGTGTCTCGCGATGAAGTGCACGATCTAGCGCTCTTGCAAATGGAAGAGCCGCCACCGCTCAAGCCGATCGCCTGGGCCGATCGCTCGCCCCAGACGGGCGATTGGTTGGTAACGCCCGATGTGGATTCGTCGCCCCTGTCGCTGGGGGTAATGAGTAACGCAGTCTGCAAGATTCCTGGCGCACCTGCGGCGCGCGGCGCAATGAAAGTTGAGGTGGGCGATGCCGAAAAGGGTGGTGTGCAGATCAAGCGAGTCATTTTCGGCGGTCCCGCAGCCCGCGCGGGAATCCGCGTGAACGACTGCCTGGTCGAGTTCGAAGGCAAGCAGATTGCCGACGCCGAGGCACTCTTCAAGCAGATGGAGAAAACGAAGCCCGGGCAGGAAATTGGCGTGAAGGTGAAACGGGCCGATCAAGAGTTGCAAATCAAAATGAAGCTGGTTTTGTTTGTCGATGAAGATGAAGAATACTCGGGCAGCTTGAGCGAACGGCGCGGCGGCTTCCCGGCGGTTTTTGCCCACGATACGGCGATCATTCCCGAAGCGTGCGGCAGTCCGGTCCTCGACCTCGAGGGCAAAGTCGTTGGGTTGAACATTGCTCGTGCGGGTCGCGTCACCAGCTATGCCATCCCTGTCGACGAGCTGAAGAGAGTCGTGCCGAAACTTGTTAAGAATGCCCGGCGAGCTACCAAACAGCAACTGGCCAAGGCGAATGCAAAGCCAGCGGCCAAGCCAAGCGTCGAAGCGGCTGACGACAAGCCGATGCCCGCGAGTAAGGCAACGTCGCAGGACGCGAAGACCGCAGTTCCGGCACCCGCCCCAATGGCACCTTAG